The DNA window CGCCAGGCGCTCTCCTGGTGGTTTCAATCCACGCCCCCGTGCGGGGGGCGACCAGGCGGCGGCCGACGCGAGGCCGGGGCATATCGGTTTCAATCCACGCCCCCGTGCGGGGGGCGACCGGCGTGAGGCCCCGTTGCAACCCCTCCACGATGTTTCAATCCACGCCCCCGTGCGGGGGGCGACCATTTCTATTGAATTGGATGAATCCCAGGGCAAAGTTTCAATCCACGCCCCCGTGCGGGGGGCGACCCGGTGTGAGGCACTTTTGCAGGCCCTCCACGATGTTTCAATCCACGCCCCCGTGCGGGGGGCGACCAGTGCGAGCGCTCCTGACTGCCGTTTTGGCCCTGTTTCAATCCACGCCCCCGTGCGGGGGGCGACGGACATCCAGTACGCGCTCAACTCCGCGGGGCTCGTTTCAATCCACGCCCCCGTGCGGGGGGCGACGGCAGGACGATCCCGGCCTGTTCGGCCAGGACCTCGTTTCAATCCACGCCCCCGTGCGGGGGGCGACAGGCGTCGAACGCGTTGCCCTGGGCGTTGAACGTTTCAATCCACGCCCCCGTGCGGGGGGCGACGGGCCGACAACACGGCCGTGGAATCGACCTCCTTGTTTCAATCCACGCCCCCGTGCGGGGGGCGACCCAGGTGGTGCGCGTGGCCGACGGCGACACCATGTTTCAATCCACGCCCCCGTGCGGGGGGCGACATCGTAGACGATCTCCGTGTCCGCGTTCCAGTTGTTTCAATCCACGCCCCCGTGCGGGGGGCGACATGCTGGGCTCGGATGGTGTCCACGGATTCAGCGTTTCAATCCACGCCCCCGTGCGGGGGGCGACTCTGGCCGCCTACGGGATACAGACCATCTAGGAGGTTTCAATCCACGCCCCCGTGCGGGGGGCGACATCGACTGCCGAGTATGCACCCCGGCCGAGGCTGTTTCAATCCACGCCCCCGTGCGGGGGGCGACTCCGGGAGCCGGAAAGCGAAAATCCCACGAAGACTGTTTCAATCCACGCCCCCGTGCGGGGGGCGACTTGCCGAGGCCCTGGAGAATTTCGGGCGCAAGTACGTTTCAATCCACGCCCCCGTGCGGGGGGCGACACTACATGGGGCTGCTCGTGCTGGAGGGCATCCTGTTTCAATCCACGCCCCCGTGCGGGGGGCGACCGGCGCTCACATACTATGACAAGGAGGGGACGCTGTTTCAATCCACGCCCCCGTGCGGGGGGCGACACGCCGGGCCGGACAACGTGCGCCGCACGGACGTGTTTCAATCCACGCCCCCGTGCGGGGGGCGACGATCTGGCCCACGCCGCCCGCCTGGTGGCGGACAATGTTTCAATCCACGCCCCCGTGCGGGGGGCGACCGGTCTCGCCGGGCACGGCGTTGGCCGTGTCCGTGTTTCAATCCACGCCCCCGTGCGGGGGGCGACTCGGCCTGGGCGCGTTGGGCGAGATGGCCGAGATGTTTCAATCCACGCCCCCGTGCGGGGGGCGACGGGGGGCGCCAGCATCGCCCATTTCGTCGAGATAGTTTCAATCCACGCCCCCGTGCGGGGGGCGACGTGTCCGGCCGAAACGCCGATCACGTCGCCCACGATGTTTCAATCCACGCCCCCGTGCGGGGGGCGACCCGTACTTGTGATCGGAATGGGCCGCGCCGGTGGTTTCAATCCACGCCCCCGTGCGGGGGGCGACCTCGCGCCAGGCCGCCTTGGAGCGGCCTGCGTTGTTTCAATCCACGCCCCCGTGCGGGGGGCGACCTCGCCAGCGGAGAACGTGCGGCGGGATTCGTTGTTTCAATCCACGCCCCCGTGCGGGGGGCGACGGCCAGAAGCCCCTTGAGCCACGCTTCCTCGACGTTTCAATCCACGCCCCCGTGCGGGGGGCGACCCGCTCCTTGGTCTCGGGCGGCATGTCGGAATGGTTTCAATCCACGCCCCCGTGCGGGGGGCGACCCGTCCCGCGCCGTGCAGAGACGTCCCAGAGAAGTTTCAATCCACGCCCCCGTGCGGGGGGCGACGACCTCTTGAGCTGGATGGCTCAGCAAGGGAAAGTTTCAATCCACGCCCCCGTGCGGGGGGCGACCTCCTGGCCCAGGGCCTCGTGACGCTGCGGGAAGTTTCAATCCACGCCCCCGTGCGGGGGGCGACAAGACCCCCCCGGCCCAGGCATGTCCGATCTTGAGTTTCAATCCACGCCCCCGTGCGGGGGGCGACAAGGACAGCGGACTGGATGGATGCCTGGTCGCAAGTTTCAATCCACGCCCCCGTGCGGGGGGCGACTTGGCCAGCTTGGCCAATCCAGAGGTGCGGGAGTTTCAATCCACGCCCCCGTGCGGGGGGCGACGTCCCACACTGGGCACTCGGCCTCGGGATCATAGTTTCAATCCACGCCCCCGTGCGGGGGGCGACCGTGGTCATTTCTCCTGCTCCTACTGGCTAGCGGATGTTTCAATCCACGCCCCCGTGCGGGGGGCGACACGCCGGGCCGGACAACGTGCGCCGCACGGACGTGTTTCAATCCACGCCCCCGTGCGGGGGGCGACCAGGAACGCTGTGCCGCCCTGGTAGCCGACCTCGTTTCAATCCACGCCCCCGTGCGGGGGGCGACTGCCCGGCTGGCAAGCCACATTTCACGCGGCTTGCCGGGGGCAGGTGCGCGAATGGCGGCCACGGGCGATCATTCTGTATCCCCAAACCACAAGCCACTCGCTCAATAGTCTAATTTATCATCAATTTCTCTGCGCGCGGACCTCCCGGGGATTTCATGTCCGCTTGGGGTCCGCGCCGGGTTCAAACGATGAGATTCCCCTCCTGGTCAATGGGTTTCTTGGCCCCTGCGTGCTCCACGCGACGCTGCCAATTTGCGCCGAGAAAATAGAAGCGCAGGCTGTCATGCTCCGGGTCGATGCAATCCAAAAGCTTGGCGCGCAGGGCCGTCCACTGCGCCGGATCCACGAGACATTCAAAGACGGAGTTCTGCACGCGCTGCCCCCAATTCTGGCAGAGCTTGGCCATGCGCCGCAGACGGCCCGGACCTTTGGGATCAATTGTGGAAACGTCGTAACTGACGAGAACGAGCATGGTCACCTCCAGAGATATGGCGGGTAGGCGTCCAGATCGCCGCGCAGGAACCGGGCGAGCAGGAGAGCCTGCGCAAACGGCAAAAGCCCCGCTGCCATCTTCTCGCGCAGAAAAGGATGCTCGACTTCGTTGCGCTTGCGCTCTTGCCAGGCTGTGATCACCGTCTTTCGGGCCTTGTCCGTGAGGCTCACCGCACCGCTGACTGCAGTGCGAAAATCCTTCGGATCAAGCATGCCCCGGTTCAACAGTGTGAGGGCCAGGCGGTCCGCCAGCACAGGGCGGAATTCCTCCATGAGATCCAGGGCCAGGCTCGGTCGGCCGGGGCGATCGCGGTGCAGAAAACCCACCTGGGGGTCCAGCCCCACGCTCTCCAAGGCCGATCGCACATCGTGGACCAACAGTGTATAGAGAAAGGACAGGAGGCAGTTTACCGGGTCCAAAGGCGGTCGGCGATTGCGCCCCGTGAAGCCGAGTTCCGGTTCGCCACGCAGCAGCATGGCGGCGAACGCACCGAAATAACCGGCCGCAGCCTCTCCTTCCAGCCCACGCAGGCCTTCCAGCCCGTTTGTCATAGGCAACCGCTTGAGTTGATGCCCCAGGGCGTCCGCCGCTATGGACAATTTCTCAGCCTCCGGGCGATCAGGATGGTCGCGGGCGCTCCTGCGCAGGGCGGCGCGGCAGTTGTGCAACTTCCCGGCCAAAGTCATGCGGGCGATGTCCGCAGAAGTTGCAGGATCGTCCGCCGCGCGGTACTGCCGACGCCGGAGCAACACGTTGCCGTGCGTCGGCCCCTGCACGCGGGCCAGGAAACGGCCCGACTCGGACAGAAAGCTCACGCACACGTCCTTCTCGGCCAGATGCGCCATGAGAGCGGGACTCATGGAGACCTGGCCGAAACAGATCACCCCGTCCAGGGTGTGCGCCGGGAACCGCAGCTTCGTCTCGCTGTCCACGCGCACGGCCACGGCCTCGCCGTCCTTGGCCAGATAGGCTCCTTGGGTGGTGACGAACAGGGTGTTCAAGTGCTGTTTCACGCATCCTCCTCGCACTCCAGCATGCGCCTGAGATAGGCCGCCACGGGCGCGCCCCCGGTGCTGCAGCCGGGCAGGCACAGCGACTTCATGGAACAGGCCGCGCACTTGGCCCGCTCATATTCGGCCGCAGGCGTGCTTTCGCTCCGGATCAGCCCGTGCAGGTCCTCGGCCGCCGCCTGGACGTGCGCCCGCAAGTCCTGATCGAGGTTCACGGCCAGACGACGCCGGTTCGTGCCGAAGAAAAGCGCCCCGGCAGGCACGTCCACGCCGAGCATTTCCTCCAGGCACATCCCCTGGGCGCAAAGCTGCACGAGATAGCCCGCTTCGCGCCTGAGCTTCCCGCGCTTGTATTCAACGGGAAAGGGCCGCCAGCGTCCCGCCACGCCGGGCAGCCGCGCCCCTGCCTCGTCGCGGTGGAACTCCACGCTGTCGGCCACGCCAAAAAGCCCAAGCCGCTCGGAGCGCAGGGGGAGCATGCGGGCGACGAGCACGTCGCCGCGTCTCTCCAGCCGAGGGTCGCTGTCCACCTTGTGGTGTAGAACGCGCCCCTCGGCTGTGGCCACGCTCTCGGCCCAGGCGTTCTCCACATGCACCAGCGCCGCCCGGCGACGGCAGAACAGCAGATGGGCCAGGGCCGAGAGCGGGAGAGGGTCCGGCATGGTGCTATCCCTCGGCCCAGTCCGTAGGCGTCACCCCGTCGGGGCACGCGGCCTTGATATCGGAGAGCGGCGTGATCACGTAGTCCTCGAAACCGCGCGGGGAATCCACACCCTCCTTGCGCTTCACCTTCACCAAATCGAAAAGCTTGCCGGACTGCGCGTTGCCCAGAGGTGATGCGTGTTCGAAGGCGAAGACGTGGCGCGTGCGCATGAGCCCGCGTGCCGCGGAGTGGTCCAGATCGAACATGTTCACCAGAGCCTTTTTGAGCACGTCGAGGTCATCGGCGCTGAAACCCGTGCCGTTCGCGCCGCCCGCGAAGGCAGGCGTGATGAAACCATACGCCGCATAGAGCCCGTAGGCCACGGTGTGCTTGCGCCCCATCTCCGTTTGGGCCGAGGTCTCGGAGGTTTTCTTCTCCGTGGTGTAGGCCACGCGGGTGATGCCGTGCTCCGTGGAGAGGACGCGATCGAAGGAACGGGCGAAGGTGAGTTGCACGGGGCCGCGCACCTGGCCGCAATTGAAGTCCGTGGTGCTCATGACCGCGCCAAAGGCCCGGACGTCGAAGAAATTGGCGCACATCCACTCCCGGGCCTTCTCCACATCGCTACGCGCGGTCTTGGCGCCCTTGGCCTTGCCATCGAGCCCGGCCAAATGTTCGTAGGGCATCTTCTGGCGGCTCTCCAGAGAATGGCCCTGAAGCACGAACACGTCGTAACCCGACTCGATGGCGCCGCCCTGCGACTTGGCCGCGTAGACCCATTCACGGATCTTGCGCTTGAGGCAGACGTCGGACACGAGCCCCTGGAAGGTCTCGGGGTCGAAACGCGGAGAGTTGTCGAAATCCGGATCGCCGTTGGGGTTGCCGTCCTTCACGTCGAACAGCA is part of the Alkalidesulfovibrio alkalitolerans DSM 16529 genome and encodes:
- the cas2 gene encoding CRISPR-associated endonuclease Cas2, which gives rise to MLVLVSYDVSTIDPKGPGRLRRMAKLCQNWGQRVQNSVFECLVDPAQWTALRAKLLDCIDPEHDSLRFYFLGANWQRRVEHAGAKKPIDQEGNLIV
- the cas1c gene encoding type I-C CRISPR-associated endonuclease Cas1c, whose amino-acid sequence is MKQHLNTLFVTTQGAYLAKDGEAVAVRVDSETKLRFPAHTLDGVICFGQVSMSPALMAHLAEKDVCVSFLSESGRFLARVQGPTHGNVLLRRRQYRAADDPATSADIARMTLAGKLHNCRAALRRSARDHPDRPEAEKLSIAADALGHQLKRLPMTNGLEGLRGLEGEAAAGYFGAFAAMLLRGEPELGFTGRNRRPPLDPVNCLLSFLYTLLVHDVRSALESVGLDPQVGFLHRDRPGRPSLALDLMEEFRPVLADRLALTLLNRGMLDPKDFRTAVSGAVSLTDKARKTVITAWQERKRNEVEHPFLREKMAAGLLPFAQALLLARFLRGDLDAYPPYLWR
- the cas4 gene encoding CRISPR-associated protein Cas4, producing the protein MPDPLPLSALAHLLFCRRRAALVHVENAWAESVATAEGRVLHHKVDSDPRLERRGDVLVARMLPLRSERLGLFGVADSVEFHRDEAGARLPGVAGRWRPFPVEYKRGKLRREAGYLVQLCAQGMCLEEMLGVDVPAGALFFGTNRRRLAVNLDQDLRAHVQAAAEDLHGLIRSESTPAAEYERAKCAACSMKSLCLPGCSTGGAPVAAYLRRMLECEEDA
- the cas7c gene encoding type I-C CRISPR-associated protein Cas7/Csd2, giving the protein MSTPIANRIDFLLLFDVKDGNPNGDPDFDNSPRFDPETFQGLVSDVCLKRKIREWVYAAKSQGGAIESGYDVFVLQGHSLESRQKMPYEHLAGLDGKAKGAKTARSDVEKAREWMCANFFDVRAFGAVMSTTDFNCGQVRGPVQLTFARSFDRVLSTEHGITRVAYTTEKKTSETSAQTEMGRKHTVAYGLYAAYGFITPAFAGGANGTGFSADDLDVLKKALVNMFDLDHSAARGLMRTRHVFAFEHASPLGNAQSGKLFDLVKVKRKEGVDSPRGFEDYVITPLSDIKAACPDGVTPTDWAEG